taaattttcaaaaccttcCCACAGGCAAAACAGCCCCATTATGGAGCCAACCAAGATGATATTGTTGGACTACCAGTTGCAACCCCAAAAGCCTAAGCTATTAGGAGCAATGCTTTTTTACTGAGTTGTTCAGTAGAAgattgaaggaaaaatagaagaggATAACAAAACAAAGATGAGGATTTCTAGACTGTTGCCCATCTCTGTGGtgtgtatatataaatatagctTGCCTCCATATTGAGGCATAGGGTATGCATATATAGATAAGCTTAATGCAGCATTGCAACCTTAGCAAATAAAGATCACAATAGGAGAAAAACAACTTGCCTGTTCAGTTATGAGATAGAAAGAGGCAACCAATGCAGCATTGCTACCTTAGTAATTAAAGATCACAATAGGACAAAATTAATTTGCCTGTTCAGTTATGAAATAGAAAGAGACAACCAATTGATAATGACAAAAGCCAATACGTGAAAACCTAAGAACTGCAAACACATTATTTCTTCtattatttcataaatattttccttatatcatACCCAAGTTGTCAGACTAGTTGGTAATTCTTAGAGCTAAGCACCAGAATTACAAGAACATTAAACTCGTTAATAACAAAGtataatagtaaatttaaaaaagaagccAGAAAATGTAAAACGATTTTTGAGGAATGAACCTGCTTGTCATTGTGGAGGGAAATTGAAGGATTGTCAGCTAgtaacattttctcaagagatAAAGTCCCTTTCAGTCTGCCTTATCCCCATAATATAGAAGTTGCTTCGTGTAAGGATCAATTGCCATAAACAGCTCATCAGTACCAAGTCGAGATTGATGAGTAATCAGAGAAGGCTTTGACCGTTTAATAACCATAGTCATTACAGCATTATTATCCTTCTTCCTTCTACCCTTATGTTCTTGAAGTGCCTGTGTAAGCGACATGTTGCTTACTGTATCTCCAGTAACAAGGACGAAGTCTCCATGTATCTTCAGATTCAAAATCAGAAACATCAGAGGTCTACAGCACATTGTTTCTCATCAAATGTTTTCCAAGAACAACAATTTCAACATACATAAGCAAAGAACAATATCTTAAAATGTTACTAGACATACCACATGCCGCTCGTAAATCAGATGCAGAGCATCACCGGCACAGACAGAATTGTGTGACTCTATTGTGGTGACCTCAAAGTGTTGCAAAGAAAACCAATGGGAATTCTCCAAATATTTAATAACCTGTTTCGAATGCGCACAGCAAAAGACAAAAACCTCCTCAATCCCAGCAGACTCAAGCCACCCTAACGTGTAGTCTATCATGGGGACATTCACCAATGGCAGCAGTACCTTCCAACATCAAATTGGAAATCCACATAAAAATGTTACAAGAATCGAATATGAACAATCAACCCCACCTTTCAACATCAAATACAAAACACTGAACATGAATTGCAGAATAACTGAATATAATCAATACACAACCTTTCAACATGAAATCCAAAACGTCAAAATCAGTGATATCACAAGAATTAAGAGTTGAAAACCTGAATTGTAGAATAATTTAATGTAACCGGCAGCACCTTCCAACATCACATTCAAAACCCAGAATGACAAATATTAACACTCCAACATGAATTGTAAAACAATTGAATGCAATGAATGCACCTCTAAAGATGAATTTCAAAACCCAAATCAAAAGTAATAAGAGTTAGGGCACGGATTAACGAATAATGGAATATAAATAGTAACAGTGAATAACGGTTTGTACGAGTGCGTTAGAGAGAGAGGAAgcgagaaagagagagaggtttGGAAGTTTACTTTGGGGCGTTCAAGGGTGATGGGACGGAACTTCTGGGCGAAGCTGTCCGCCAACAGAATGGCCTGAAGAGGGACGCGGACAAGCTCTTCTGCATC
Above is a window of Vitis vinifera cultivar Pinot Noir 40024 chromosome 11, ASM3070453v1 DNA encoding:
- the LOC100265440 gene encoding uncharacterized protein LOC100265440, producing MVHRKGSTRVSEDAEELVRVPLQAILLADSFAQKFRPITLERPKVLLPLVNVPMIDYTLGWLESAGIEEVFVFCCAHSKQVIKYLENSHWFSLQHFEVTTIESHNSVCAGDALHLIYERHVIHGDFVLVTGDTVSNMSLTQALQEHKGRRKKDNNAVMTMVIKRSKPSLITHQSRLGTDELFMAIDPYTKQLLYYGDKAD